Proteins from a single region of uncultured Campylobacter sp.:
- a CDS encoding 5'-methylthioadenosine/adenosylhomocysteine nucleosidase, with product MIAILGAMREEVAPLLERIKDYREVKHANNVFYLANFSDKELVIAYSKIGKVNAALTASAMIEKFGARKLLFTGVAGALNPNLKIGDMLYATSLVQHDVDITAFGHPHGYVPETSIFIKSDDALNALASSVAAEKGIELKGGIIATGDQFICDNTKKEWLKATFKADAAEMEGASVALVCESLGVPFFVLRAISDEAGGSAEFDFDKFLQDSANVSAQFMLAMIERL from the coding sequence ATGATAGCGATCTTAGGCGCGATGCGCGAGGAGGTCGCTCCTCTGCTTGAGCGTATCAAGGATTACAGAGAGGTTAAGCACGCAAATAACGTATTTTACCTCGCAAATTTCAGCGACAAAGAGCTCGTGATCGCCTACTCTAAGATCGGCAAGGTAAACGCCGCTCTAACCGCAAGCGCGATGATCGAGAAATTCGGCGCCAGGAAGCTACTTTTTACCGGCGTTGCAGGCGCGCTAAATCCAAATTTGAAAATCGGCGATATGCTCTATGCTACCAGCCTCGTGCAACACGACGTCGATATCACGGCGTTTGGGCACCCGCACGGCTACGTGCCCGAGACCAGCATCTTTATCAAAAGCGACGACGCACTAAATGCGTTAGCCTCTAGCGTCGCGGCCGAAAAAGGCATCGAGTTAAAAGGTGGCATCATAGCCACGGGCGATCAGTTTATCTGCGATAATACTAAAAAAGAGTGGTTAAAAGCGACTTTCAAAGCCGATGCGGCCGAGATGGAGGGCGCTAGCGTGGCGCTAGTTTGCGAGAGTCTGGGCGTGCCGTTTTTCGTGCTTCGCGCCATCAGCGACGAGGCGGGCGGCAGCGCGGAGTTTGACTTCGATAAATTTTTACAAGACTCGGCAAACGTGAGCGCGCAGTTCATGCTCGCGATGATCGAGCGGCTATGA